One window from the genome of Oncorhynchus kisutch isolate 150728-3 linkage group LG21, Okis_V2, whole genome shotgun sequence encodes:
- the LOC109866753 gene encoding zinc finger protein 271-like, which produces MSSLSYSPPAKEEVVCWTEKEALVKEEEEEKDVTLQKQVEVEAVTVKEEEEDVSVKEEEDAFRVKEEDVTVKEEEDSVFGVKGEEGEMTVTLDEEEEVGDLFNTRETRDYRGSSWEAQQHHDSDEAEKSLFRSELLKKHQQRPTEKKSHCCSDCGKIFNSSPDLKIHQRIHTGEKPYGCDQCGKSFSQLKTLKSHQRIHTGEKPFGCAQCEKSFIWLQTLKTHQRIHTGEKPYGCDQYYQGSFSDVPTQMH; this is translated from the exons atgagttcactaagctactctcctcctgctaaAGAGGAGGTCGTCTGCTGGACTGAGAAAGAAGCTctcgtgaaagaggaggaggaagagaaagatgtcacactacaaaaacaagtagaggttgaggctgttaccgtgaaagaagaagaggaagacgtttcagtgaaagaagaggaagacgcgttccgagtgaaagaggaggatgttacagtaaaagaagaggaggattCCGTTTTTGGGGtgaaaggggaggagggggagatgactgtcacattggatgaggaagaggaggttgGAGATCTGTTTAACACCA gagagacacgggactatcgtggatcctcttgGGAGGCTCAACAACATCATGAttctgacgaggcagagaagagtctcttcAGATCAGAActcctcaagaaacaccagcagagacccaCAGAGAAGAAATCTcattgctgctctgactgtgggaaaatATTTAACTCTTCACCAGACCTTAAAATACATCAAAGaattcacactggagagaaaccttacggctgtgatcaatgtgggaagagtttttctcagctaaaaaccctgaaatcacaccagagaatacacactggagagaaaccttttgGCTGTGCTCAATGTGAGAAGAGTTTTATTTGGCTGCAAACCCTGAaaacacaccagagaatacacactggagagaaaccttacggctgtgatcaat ACTATCAGGGATCATTCTCAGATGTGCCAACCCAAATGCACTAG